A single genomic interval of Zingiber officinale cultivar Zhangliang chromosome 4A, Zo_v1.1, whole genome shotgun sequence harbors:
- the LOC121969617 gene encoding uncharacterized protein LOC121969617 isoform X3, whose product MAATSTCDDGEWSREALLNPDLAVAVILSFRQQNRHDREVAGDAGPSAYAPTRPLEWGRRIKRSRMMNITRIIPTTEEEEEEEEELKKRKGKRRASPQSPLEGYSSASASVEEDSPRAGRSTGVCVAHMEECRSEVAVVAMNLRAPEASMNPASCRVRRPSSKKRTKVELQIVQAALIEEKAKILQEIDKWRSTLEKLRVENGNLHKIRTFPVDHCFRCKNLVMRYS is encoded by the exons ATGGCCGCCACCAGTACCTGCGACGACGGAGAATGGTCGAGGGAAGCCCTTCTCAATCCCGATCTCGCTGTGGCCGTCATCCTCAGCTTTCGTCAGCAGAACCGGCATGACCGGGAGGTAGCAGGCGATGCGGGACCGTCCGCCTACGCGCCGACACGGCCTCTAGAGTGGGGAAGGCGGATCAAGCGGTCACGGATGATGAATATCACACGGATCATCCCAACtacagaggaggaggaggaggaggaggaggagttgaagaagaggaaggggaagaggcGGGCGAGTCCGCAGTCGCCGCTGGAGGGGTACAGCAGTGCATCCGCGAGCGTTGAAGAGGACAGCCCGAGGGCCGGAAGATCCACCGGCGTCTGCGTCGCACATATGGAAGAATGCCGCAGCGAG GTGGCGGTGGTGGCCATGAACCTGCGTGCACCGGAGGCTTCGATGAACCCAGCCTCGTGCCGCGTCCGAAGGCCGTCCTCGAAAAAAAGG ACGAAAGTGGAACTGCAGATCGTGCAGGCCGCTCTGATTGAAGAGAAGGCGAAAATACTTCAG GAGATAGACAAGTGGCGGAGCACATTGGAGAAGCTGAGGGTGGAAAATGGCAATCTACATAAG ATTAGGACTTTCCCTGTTGATCACTGTTTTAGATGCAAGAATTTGGTGATGAG gTACTCTTGA
- the LOC121969617 gene encoding uncharacterized protein LOC121969617 isoform X2 yields MAATSTCDDGEWSREALLNPDLAVAVILSFRQQNRHDREVAGDAGPSAYAPTRPLEWGRRIKRSRMMNITRIIPTTEEEEEEEEELKKRKGKRRASPQSPLEGYSSASASVEEDSPRAGRSTGVCVAHMEECRSEVAVVAMNLRAPEASMNPASCRVRRPSSKKRTKVELQIVQAALIEEKAKILQEIDKWRSTLEKLRVENGNLHKVLLKSAKKRPKDVQLPADLDHPPIDTPSYLPGRKHSIQLPDLNEPLQW; encoded by the exons ATGGCCGCCACCAGTACCTGCGACGACGGAGAATGGTCGAGGGAAGCCCTTCTCAATCCCGATCTCGCTGTGGCCGTCATCCTCAGCTTTCGTCAGCAGAACCGGCATGACCGGGAGGTAGCAGGCGATGCGGGACCGTCCGCCTACGCGCCGACACGGCCTCTAGAGTGGGGAAGGCGGATCAAGCGGTCACGGATGATGAATATCACACGGATCATCCCAACtacagaggaggaggaggaggaggaggaggagttgaagaagaggaaggggaagaggcGGGCGAGTCCGCAGTCGCCGCTGGAGGGGTACAGCAGTGCATCCGCGAGCGTTGAAGAGGACAGCCCGAGGGCCGGAAGATCCACCGGCGTCTGCGTCGCACATATGGAAGAATGCCGCAGCGAG GTGGCGGTGGTGGCCATGAACCTGCGTGCACCGGAGGCTTCGATGAACCCAGCCTCGTGCCGCGTCCGAAGGCCGTCCTCGAAAAAAAGG ACGAAAGTGGAACTGCAGATCGTGCAGGCCGCTCTGATTGAAGAGAAGGCGAAAATACTTCAG GAGATAGACAAGTGGCGGAGCACATTGGAGAAGCTGAGGGTGGAAAATGGCAATCTACATAAG gTACTCTTGAAATCAGCTAAAAAACGCCCTAAGGATGTTCAGCTACCTGCGGATCTAGATCATCCACCCATCGACACTCCGTCTTATCTTCCGGGGCGGAAACATTCCATTCAACTTCCAGACCTCAATGAACCCTTACAGTGGTAG
- the LOC121969617 gene encoding uncharacterized protein LOC121969617 isoform X1, with protein MAATSTCDDGEWSREALLNPDLAVAVILSFRQQNRHDREVAGDAGPSAYAPTRPLEWGRRIKRSRMMNITRIIPTTEEEEEEEEELKKRKGKRRASPQSPLEGYSSASASVEEDSPRAGRSTGVCVAHMEECRSEVAVVAMNLRAPEASMNPASCRVRRPSSKKRTKVELQIVQAALIEEKAKILQEIDKWRSTLEKLRVENGNLHKMQEFGDEVLLKSAKKRPKDVQLPADLDHPPIDTPSYLPGRKHSIQLPDLNEPLQW; from the exons ATGGCCGCCACCAGTACCTGCGACGACGGAGAATGGTCGAGGGAAGCCCTTCTCAATCCCGATCTCGCTGTGGCCGTCATCCTCAGCTTTCGTCAGCAGAACCGGCATGACCGGGAGGTAGCAGGCGATGCGGGACCGTCCGCCTACGCGCCGACACGGCCTCTAGAGTGGGGAAGGCGGATCAAGCGGTCACGGATGATGAATATCACACGGATCATCCCAACtacagaggaggaggaggaggaggaggaggagttgaagaagaggaaggggaagaggcGGGCGAGTCCGCAGTCGCCGCTGGAGGGGTACAGCAGTGCATCCGCGAGCGTTGAAGAGGACAGCCCGAGGGCCGGAAGATCCACCGGCGTCTGCGTCGCACATATGGAAGAATGCCGCAGCGAG GTGGCGGTGGTGGCCATGAACCTGCGTGCACCGGAGGCTTCGATGAACCCAGCCTCGTGCCGCGTCCGAAGGCCGTCCTCGAAAAAAAGG ACGAAAGTGGAACTGCAGATCGTGCAGGCCGCTCTGATTGAAGAGAAGGCGAAAATACTTCAG GAGATAGACAAGTGGCGGAGCACATTGGAGAAGCTGAGGGTGGAAAATGGCAATCTACATAAG ATGCAAGAATTTGGTGATGAG gTACTCTTGAAATCAGCTAAAAAACGCCCTAAGGATGTTCAGCTACCTGCGGATCTAGATCATCCACCCATCGACACTCCGTCTTATCTTCCGGGGCGGAAACATTCCATTCAACTTCCAGACCTCAATGAACCCTTACAGTGGTAG